CCGTGCTTTCTActccgcgcggccgccgcggcgtggACGATGGGCTCCCCTGGTCGTAgcagattttttatttttttattttttaaatccgaAAATTGTAAATGTATACGTCTGTTTTCAAATTTACAAATCTATACTCACATCGCCCATTACAAACATGAATATataattgaaaattttgaaagcaaacacaattttttgcaaaaataaaaaatcttttgTTCCATTGTTCTTTTGTTCTCTCGTCTTTTTTTGTGTGGTGGACGTTCATTTtcattattctttttctttctcatcTACTTTTCTTCTAGATTCGTGCTTTCCAATTTTCTGCTTATTGGTTCATAAGTTGTCACGTATTCTTTCAAACATTTGACACACCGCGCACGCATCACAAACTGAAACGTCAGTCCTTCCAAAAACAACGATGCAAAAGTAtcggatttttttaaaaaagttctGCAAAATCGTTACATTAGGTCTGCAAAATCGTTGCATTAGGTCTTTTGGAAATGTTGCGCGGGACCGGCGACAAATGTCGTTTAAGGTCTCTGCATTAGATCCTTTAGAAGTGGTGCATAGGTCTTGCACAATTATTGCATTCTTGCACAATTATTGCATTAAGTTTTcataggttgttccatatgtCTTTTAAAATTTGATTCACACATATGAAAAAGGTTAAACATAAAAAATCTACAAGCACATAATAAGTACTGTAGGTGCGCTATTTGTCAAACTAAAGTTTGAAAACTTCAATTTTCTGGCGAAGTTTGTTCCCCGGCACTGAGGTGATTTTTTTTACGAATACATCGTTCAATTTGGCATACAGAGTTGTGAagatttcatccatactcatctCCGGCTATTTTAAATGGACTGGTGAATGGCTTTGCACTAGTAGTAGTACCGTGgcattttttaaagaaaaatgcTGGGACTTTCTTATTATCCCCTCATTTTTTTAGCGTATAGGTAATAGTTCTAAACTTTAGtcacaaattattttttatatattaagtttAAATGTTTAAAAGTATATTTGTCTCGAAtagtacttttataatattattgtttactatgttttataaatatattaaagaAATAACAGTCAAAGTTAGGTTTAAGGAACCGTGTTAACGTCATCGCTTATCTGTGACCGGAGGGAATGCTTAACTTGTCGGCGCATTTGACCCGTTACAATTCCAGAAATAAAAGCTGGCATCCCAATTCAGCGTGGCATTTGGGTTTAACCACTTTTTGTGGACACCGTGCCATCAAGACATTCGCCACCCTTTTAGGACACAGAGCACATCAACGCCTTTTGCAGTACTACTTCTCTACAAGGCAAAGCCTACCGCTCGATACACCCGGAAAGAACACAGTCAAGCTGCACGCCGGGTTGGCAGAGTAGCGAGTGCAGATGCATGGGAAAGAAGAATAACGACGCGCTTCATGTTTTCATCAGGAATTTCGCATCGCAGATAccaatttccaaaaatctaagCTCAGCTCTGTTGTAGTATGTGCGATAATAcgagcatatatatacatatcccAGATAAAAAAAACAGCAAGAACCATATATAAAAACATGATCATAATTTAGAAGGCTGCAAAAAATAATTGCAGAAATTATGAAACAAGTATCTGAAACAGTACTGATCAGTTTGATATAGAGGAAATGACTCTCAGATCATTTACAACAGTTGGCTCCAAATCTAAGAAGATTTGCGCCCAAACTGTTCAATTATATATATCACTAATTGAATTAGAATATAAGATCACACCTAAAAAAGATCTTGATATACAATGCTCTAGAAGCTACAAATACCTGGACAGAGCTAccaataataaaaattatactAAAAATAAACTCAGGACAACTAGATGTCTCTGCACAGAGGTCAACATAACAGCTGAACCTCAAGTAAGCCTGACAAATAAACAGACTAAGATATCTGAAAGTACTGAGATCAAATATCAAGCCGCATGTCCAGGCATTGCTAACTATTGGCAGTGACTGCAAGGAAGGATTCAGCCTCAGCAAAAGCTCACTGAAATCCACTCAACAGAGAACAAATCAGAGCACTGCCTATGATAATACTCAGAGCACCAAGATCAATTCTATTGTACTCATTATTCTAActcaatttcaacacaatagatcatcacagagcatgtaTATATCAGGGATCTATACAGTCAGAACAGAAAGGGAAATGACGACTCACAGTGCAACTTGATGAAGATGACTGAAGATCGAGGTAAGGCACGGCTCAAATGCCGCTGACCCAGAAATCCAACAATCTGCCTTTTCTGCCGGTGTGAGGGATGTCGGAGATACAAGACCTCAACCGCACAGCCACTGCAGTACGGCGCGAGCCTCGACAGTGCAGCTCCAGAGCGCCAACCAAGTTTCCTCAGGACTGAGCACCGGCCCAGAAGCACGAGGTGAACTCGAGCTCAACCTCACCAATGCAACAGAGAGAAAATCACAGGGGAGACAAGTAAAAGGAGATCAAAACTCATCTGAAAATCATGTGAGGGAgaggagtatatatatatatatatatatatatatatgcgagTTCGGCCCCATGGCAGGCACTCGGCCAAAGCCATACCTCCGAATCTCCCGCAGCCTCTTGCCAGCCGACAGCTTCCAGAACCGAAAAACCCGGCCATAGCCACCAGAACCCAATCCGCCCACGAGGAGCGGAGGATTCGGCCTCCGCCGTTGAGCCGCCGCCAGTACCcaggaggagaaggaaaaaccCCGCACCGAAAGCTCCACCAGTCCAACCCTAGCAGCCAGCTTATAAGCAGCCAAGTCATGGGCGTGGGCCGAAACCAAAGAACCAGCCCGGTCTAACAGCTCCACGCCAGCCCACAGAAGGTATACACATTGAAATTTCTAGAAAATACACAACAAGCTCATCATATGGATGTTTGTTCATCTAAACTCCGGTAAAATAGACGACTTACAACAGATTTACATAATCTCTAACGTATACTTACATGATCAAACGATACATAATCAAAACTAATCATCTGTCTTcttcattttaaattatttgtAAACTTGCAATCAACTTGAAAACCTACAATTAAATACGCTATCAGTATtataacataaaaaatattactatattattattttgttcTGTCTATAGAGTGTATCatcaactttttattttttaattacatTTTTCATGAAACTTTTTAATCACGGTCCTCATATTATTGGTTTCACGTGTTTTTGCTAGTGTGATCAAAGCAAGAGTTTCCTCAAAGCAACGGACGACCGGTGGTCCATGTGAGTGCAGAAGGCATTATTTCGATACGACCCCTCGCTGCCCCGACCCCCACTGCTGCTGGTCCATgcctcgtctctctctctccctccctccgtcGAACAGAGAGAGAATCACtggattttttagataatggaatggAATGCCgagatcagagagagagagagaaaccgaTCGTTCGTACGGCCGCGAACAGCTGCGGCTAATTATGTTGGTACGGACCGCTGTTACGTGCACACGACACCAGCCtccagctgcagctgcagctgcagctgctgcgaGCGGTAGGCAGCTATTTACTCTGGGACCATCCTGCTGAAAACGAAGCGGCAGGCGTATTGTTCACTGGATCGCTGCTGGCTGCGGTGGTTCAGGGTCacggggctgctgctgctgctgctgcttcggtGGCTCGCCATGCCCACACCGGACCCGACGCCGATCGCCGCCGGCGGCCGGATGGGTTCGCACGCACGCGGGCGGGCGAGATCCCTCGGCGGTGGCCTAACCGCCGAGCGAGGCAtcggggttttttttttcctttccttttcttttcttttcttttttcacgtTAGCCGCGCGCACGCGCTGCGCCATCTCGTTGTTGCTCGTTGCAACCTTCCTCGCAACTCCGACGCcggcgctgctgctgcggctCCCCGCCATTGAAATCTAGCCAACCTATCGCCGTCGCCGGTCAGCTTTTCCGATCCGGTGTGCGGTGAAGGATTTCAGTGATGCCATTATTCATTGGTGCCCTCGTGCTAGGCCAGGCCAGGAGTCAGAGCCaggctgcaaaaaaaaaaaaggctgcaGCGCGAGAAGAGACTGCCACTGTCTTTTCCCATACTCCATCCGTCGCTTGCTACGAGCCTACGAGTAGTTGCTACTGCTCTATATGTAATCTCACCCTTTACCATTTACTTTCACCATACTACTACTAACTGATTTCCAACTTCTGCTTTTTCCAGTTTTATGTCACATATTTGTAGGAAGAGAAAATGGTATGACAGTTTATTTATGATAAGATTCATGTGTTAAGTAGGTGAAAAAATCTAAGATACATAAGAGAATAAATGAATATATGAGTATTAGATGGAAAAGATAGACAATCAAGATAGATCATGTGTTCATATCCTTATGAAGTTGCCTTTCTCTATATTTCTAACCCGTTTCTATTAGCTGAACATTTACATGTGTTTAACCAGCATCTGGATGTTGTAATCATCAAAAACCTGCATGATGTAGTAGCAAGCGGTACCATGAATCAAAACTAACCTGAACGACCATTTCAAACCAAACCTAAAGGAAAATTCACCGGCACAGGATGCGTGTTTTTCTTATCTAGGATACAATTGAGGGCACACACAACTCACGCACTATCCTCGTACTCCTAACTACACGATAAAGATATATTATTGAAGGATCTTATACTCTCAATGTATGAGCATACACATCTTACTTAACACGCATGCATATACGTATCCTATGTTGCATCTGTAATACCTCCCGAGAGCAACAGGATAAACACCAGGTGAGACCTCAAGTTCGATCTCGGCGATTGAACCTGGGTGACAGCGTTTACATCCATGCGGCTGACAAACCGAGCTACGGCTAGTTCTCCATAGGATGCGTATTGGTCAGGGCATAGCACATCAATTACAGTTTTTCATGAATAAATGAATCTGGAAGCAGCGGCCCCTTGAGAGTCAGCATATAACGCTAGCAAGCAAAAGAAACCTTTTTTTCAGAGTAGAGATTCATGCAACCACTCAGCTGGGCTAATGTTCTCTAGTATCACATGTGGTTAGTTGTTCTTCAGGTTATCTTAATGCAACCATGCAAGTTTTCAGATTCTACAGGCAATGCTATCGGACGAGGCTAACGGACACCATGAATGATGAAACAATGCACAGCCCAAGATTTTTACAGTTTCATTTAACAGGTTCATCTGAACTTAAACAGTCCCAAATTATAGCCATCTATAATCCATCTGCATGCCCTCTTTCTTGTTTTTAATTCACCTTAGCAGCCTAAACTACCTGGTTTAAGATATCAACACTACCCCGAAATTTGTGTTTTGGAGTGTAATTAAGTGATATTTCCAGATCAGCCTGTTCTGCCTAAATTTAACTAGCCTCATGGTCATGGAGAATATCCTAAGCTCCAAACTGGCTTATAGCACGAGGGACGATACAGAGGTCGGttcatcagatttttttttttttgttctaacACATGTATACAAAATACCTCGTCAATTTCTTGTGACGCCATGCAAAATCACTACTCACAAACTGATGAGCAACCATTCACAGAACAGAGTGAAAAGGACCAAACATGAAAGAAAAAACTTTGCTGGAATGTAAGGTGTAAGTTTCTTCGATAAATAGTACGATATAATCCTTTCGAGAACTATTGGGCATTGCATACTATAGTTTACTGCAACTTTGCAGAATGTAATTAAAATACTTTGAAGGCAAACATGTTTACCTTTAAGGAAAAACTAAAGAAGCAACCTATGTGAAAATCCCAATGAAAGTCAGACAACTCATGCAGCTTCACTAATCTCAGTATTTTAGACCCATCACAAAACTctcaccgcccccccccccccccacacacacacactttgACAGTGATGACCGGCAATCTAGATGGAGTTCTCCTGGTCATTTGAGCTACTGAGATATTATCACCGCAAATTTTGTGAATAGTACACCGGCGGGTTTATGTAACCAATTGGAGACTGGACAAAGAACGGATTTGGCATGTAAGGATTGGCTACTTCCGTTTGGCTTCCTTGACTTGATGAGCTGAGACCAACCATTGAGCCAACATTTCCGAATACAGGCAGGGATCCAACAGCCCTCTCCCTTGGCAAAATTGGGCTTTGTGATGGAAGACAGTAAAATGGCCCGCGTGGCATAGTGTTTGGCACTGAGATTGTTGTCGGAGAGGGGGCAGGGGGGAGAAGCATGCTAACTTGTGGCTCACTTCTGCGTTCAGGAGAGTCATTGATCACAATCACTTCTTTCATCATGTAGGTTGGATGATGCATGACTGGCACAAGGTTTCTGTACGACTTCTGCTGGGAATGATGGTCTGATTGCATCACGGAAGCACTGTGCAATGGAGGCCCAGCAAAGTTTCCAGCTTGAACATTTGGTATAGGAATTTGGTGACTGGCTGTGGCTGGAGCCGTGTTGATAAATGCAGAATCACTGAGATGTTGGTAATTTGAAGGCCCGAAACCAACAGGTGCCACATAATTCCCCCTCAGGATGTAATCCGAACTTGGTGCTTGAGGATGCACACTCTCTtcgttgttcatcaccatcaaatTCTTACCCATCAGTCTTAAGATAGGATTCGATGGTGAAGGAAGCTGAGCTTGTAATGAGGGGCTCATACAATCTGTTGTATAGGATGGGGGGTTCATAGCAGATTCAGCTGACACCTTAGCCGCTAAAGGATGAACATGTGAATCTAAGCAAGGGTTAGCCTTTGTGCTGGTTCTTTGGTATGTGCTGAAAGATGATGATGCCTTCAAACCAATGTGCAAGTGTGGAACCTGCTTTCCAGTAAAATTCAGCATTGGTCTGGCTACCGCACTTTGATGGTGTAACTGAGACTCTCTGGAAATGCTCTCCCGACAAGAACAACAAAAAGGCTTCTCATTAGGTAGTTGTTCACCTTCTCTGGCCATAGGCATTGACTTGGTTTCCTGATTCAAGCTCCCAGTGATTCGCTCTTCAACAGTCCTAACAGTAGATGGTCCTGGCTCTGACTCTTCAATCCTTGAATCCTTCAAAGCAGTCGGAGCAGACATGGTTGAGGTAGTCGAGACCGGAGAATCCAGTGAGTCCTGTTCGAATGGCAAACCATGTTCTTGGTTAGAGTCTTCTCTATTCGATGTTATTGACGAGTTATCCTGAGGAGCTCCAGGACCCATGTCCCTGTTACTAGTCAAGCAGGCACTAGATTCCTTTGTTGAAGCCGGATCTATCTGCCATTCCTCCATCTCATTATTGACTACACTGTTGGATTCATGAGCATGATGTGCTAGTTGCTCACTAGAGCTTGGATCCTCCACCGCTACCCCATAGCCTTCAACCAAAACATCATTGCCAGTTCTGTTATTTTCAGTACTCGGAAAACCATAGCTTAGTTCATTGCAAGAGTCAGCAGGATTACGTCTGGAGACTGCCGCATGTGGCATATCAGTTTCAGGTTCTTCACCTTCATAATCCATTTGTGTACCCTCTGTGTGTTGTGCCACATCAAACTGATCAACATGTTGTCCCGATACTGGCATGTCACTTCCAAAAGAGAAGTCATTATCAGGAGTATCCTCTTCAGTAtgcttcacaaacttcttggggGCACCGTTACTAATACGCCTGAACTTCTTGTTTACATGTCTGGTATCAGGTTCATAGTCTTGGCCAAAACCATGAACTAGCTTACTACTAGAAGGTGAAAATGCACGCCTGCCAGTCCTCAACAGAGATCTATGCTTCCGGAACTTCTTGGAGGTATTTGGTCCATCGCTAGGCCCTGCAATGGAGTAGGAAAGACTCCTAGTTTCAGACCTTTTCGCTGAGGTGGAGTTCCTCATTATATCATAGTTATCTAATTTATTAGCTTCTCTCCTTCCAATCTCCTTAATTTTTCTCTTGGCAAGAGCAGCAGCTGATCTAGGCACTTTTGGCATGATGCTGCTCTGCACAGGAGTTTTTGACAACGATCTAGGAATTGAACTGAGCAATCTTGAAGAACCATTACTCTGCTCAACGCCATTGGCTTCTGAAGTAGTGTCCATCTCTTCTGGCGACTGGGAAGAAAACACCCCAGTAGGACTTCCCGGAATTTGAGAATCATCAAAGCCAAGCATGCTGCTCGTAGCCAATTTCTGTGCTCCAGATGTCACTTTATCAAATGTTTTATCACCAAGCTTTCTGCTAACATTCTTGGAGATATCTGAGCGTTTGGAGCACACCCACTGCCTCATAGTCCCTGAACCACGATTGCTGGTGCTTTCAGTAGGATTCCGCATATGCATCTCACCCTCAGAGGTGTCCTCACTGGTACCTCCATGCGAGTATGCTTGAACCTGTGCATGTGTCACAGGAATAAATCAAAggtgcaaaatagaaaaaagcaATTGAATGAAATTGACTGCAGAACAAACTATGATCATATGCAATTGAGGAATGTTTTAAACCTAAAAGAATACGAGATATCTTCATCCACCCAAAAACATAACATCTGAAAAATCAATAGCAGGCATAAATTAACTCATGGAGAACCCAACACAGGCTAACAAAATTCAAGTTTTATAAATGTTGCC
This genomic window from Phragmites australis chromosome 7, lpPhrAust1.1, whole genome shotgun sequence contains:
- the LOC133924402 gene encoding uncharacterized protein LOC133924402, whose translation is MLSSEHPSGPSCSSKSAGPGVSANPVTSAAEAPACQDPRDLVQPCPKFSIRDYVFASRSKGVKRSWPFHPRSLQLCLKRGVKDPLPPFEPPNLIRSQPFNILTGVEQSAASSEAIACVGLVKTRDAGSSNVDTSDINFQSCQPVDESLGLSPYTSPEDGKSGIDQVGSTNESDHTEGAIPVDLQDNSCTKESRRTEVAVPSWRSRNLDSSCEPSEKKCKFVVKLGTPTDIRRAEDIASNSSSVSDPMASKTCPVCKVFASTSNTTLNAHIDQCLSAESNTELVETVVVKPKVKPRKKRLMVDIYKTALPYTLEDLDRRNGTNWAIELAMPTVNKEVCTGNRTPEVVPFDPRDDEREGDVYVDSNGIKIRILSKCSDAPLMLRDELGSRKVAKHETGKGILISKKIFKSKFLKNEKLKMHGKKYNKINHFNSQVQAYSHGGTSEDTSEGEMHMRNPTESTSNRGSGTMRQWVCSKRSDISKNVSRKLGDKTFDKVTSGAQKLATSSMLGFDDSQIPGSPTGVFSSQSPEEMDTTSEANGVEQSNGSSRLLSSIPRSLSKTPVQSSIMPKVPRSAAALAKRKIKEIGRREANKLDNYDIMRNSTSAKRSETRSLSYSIAGPSDGPNTSKKFRKHRSLLRTGRRAFSPSSSKLVHGFGQDYEPDTRHVNKKFRRISNGAPKKFVKHTEEDTPDNDFSFGSDMPVSGQHVDQFDVAQHTEGTQMDYEGEEPETDMPHAAVSRRNPADSCNELSYGFPSTENNRTGNDVLVEGYGVAVEDPSSSEQLAHHAHESNSVVNNEMEEWQIDPASTKESSACLTSNRDMGPGAPQDNSSITSNREDSNQEHGLPFEQDSLDSPVSTTSTMSAPTALKDSRIEESEPGPSTVRTVEERITGSLNQETKSMPMAREGEQLPNEKPFCCSCRESISRESQLHHQSAVARPMLNFTGKQVPHLHIGLKASSSFSTYQRTSTKANPCLDSHVHPLAAKVSAESAMNPPSYTTDCMSPSLQAQLPSPSNPILRLMGKNLMVMNNEESVHPQAPSSDYILRGNYVAPVGFGPSNYQHLSDSAFINTAPATASHQIPIPNVQAGNFAGPPLHSASVMQSDHHSQQKSYRNLVPVMHHPTYMMKEVIVINDSPERRSEPQVSMLLPPAPSPTTISVPNTMPRGPFYCLPSQSPILPRERAVGSLPVFGNVGSMVGLSSSSQGSQTEVANPYMPNPFFVQSPIGYINPPVYYSQNLR